A window of the Branchiostoma lanceolatum isolate klBraLanc5 chromosome 13, klBraLanc5.hap2, whole genome shotgun sequence genome harbors these coding sequences:
- the LOC136447000 gene encoding mucin-2-like — protein TTAFPTIINTTVTPSTIQTTDSSSTIQTTAPPTAIRTTAPSSSIETTAPHSTIQSTAPKTSTGTTVPLTTIRTTPYSTIRTTTYPSTTIRTTDPPTTIQTTDPPTTTQTTTPSSTIGTTAYPTTIRTTDPPTSTQTTTPSSTIGTTAYSTTIRTTDPPTSTQTTTPSSTIGTTAYPTTIRTTDPPTSTQTTTSSSTIGTTAYPTTIRTTDPPTSTQTTTSSSTIRTTAYPTTIRTTDPPTSTQTTTLSSTIGTTAYPTTIRTTDPPTSTQTTTSSSTIGTTAYPTTIRTTDPPTTTQTTTSSSTIGTTAYPTTIRTTDPPTSTQTTTSSSTIGTTAYPTTIRTTDPPASTQATTSSTTIGTTAYPTTIQITPPTTTFRTTASSTTIRTTAFPTTIRTTFPSSTTQTTSPSTTIETTAPHTTIQTTAPPNIIQTTPSTTVDTTVPSTTVRTTVFPTTIQTTFPLSTTQTTYPSSTIQTTVPPTTIRTTAQYSPIQSTAPKTSIDTTVPLTTGTIQTTTQYSTVQTTSPSTIIQTTAPHTIIQSTAPPTTIQTTAPPSTLRTTAPSTTIETTAPSSTIQSTAPKTNNTTVTLTTKQTTPLFSTIQTTAPSTATLTTDPFTTIQTTFSSNTVRTTTPSTKIQTTAPSTIIQTTAPPYTIQTTVPASTIQSTAPNTSIDTTAPLTTIQPTTSSTTIQTTAPSTTLQTTAAPTSTRTTAPLTTIRTTAPLSTIQSRAISSTVQSTTPNTSIKTTVPLTSIQPTTPSATIKTTTPPTTIQTTTITMTTSPASTVETSAHTTALLTTGKTGVESCTYCREEVISDHYLGDGVYPHCTPSHCI, from the coding sequence ACAACCGCTTTCCCCACAATTATCAATACAACAGTTACACCCTCAACCATCCAGACAACAGATTCATCCTCTACCATCCAAACCACTGCTCCACCTACTGCCATTCGAACAACAGCTCCATCTAGTTCCATCGAAACAACAGCTCCACACAGTACCATACAATCTACAGCTCCAAAAACAAGTACTGGCACAACAGTTCCTCTCACTACCATCCGAACGACTCCATACAGTACCATCCGAACAACAACATATCCATCAACCACCATCCGAACGACAGATCCTCCCACTACAATCCAAACAACAGATCCTCccactaccacccaaacaacAACTCCATCAAGTACTATCGGAACAACAGCTTATCCCACTACCATCCGAACAACGGATCCTCCCACTAGTACCCAAACAACAACTCCATCAAGTACTATCGGAACAACGGCTTATTCCACTACCATCCGAACAACGGATCCTCCCACTAGTACCCAAACAACAACTCCATCAAGTACTATCGGAACAACAGCTTATCCCACTACCATCCGAACAACGGATCCTCCCACTAGTACCCAAACAACAACTTCATCAAGTACTATCGGAACAACAGCTTATCCCACTACCATCCGAACAACCGATCCTCCCACTAGTACCCAAACAACAACTTCATCAAGTACTATCCGAACAACAGCTTATCCCACTACCATCCGAACAACGGATCCTCCCACTAGTACCCAAACAACAACTTTATCAAGTACTATCGGAACAACAGCTTATCCCACTACCATCCGAACAACGGATCCTCCCACTAGTACCCAAACAACAACTTCATCAAGTACTATCGGAACAACAGCTTATCCCACTACCATCCGAACAACGGATCCTCccactaccacccaaacaacAACTTCATCAAGTACTATCGGAACAACAGCTTATCCCACTACCATCCGAACAACGGATCCCCCCACTAGTACCCAAACAACAACTTCATCAAGTACTATCGGAACAACAGCTTATCCCACTACCATCCGAACAACGGATCCTCCCGCTAGTACCCAGGCAACAACTTCATCAACCACTATCGGAACAACAGCTTATCCCACCACAATCCAAATAACCCCTCCTACCACCACATTCCGAACTACAGCTTCATCAACTACCATTCGAACAACAGCTTTTCCCACTACCATACGAACGACATTCCCTTCTTCTACCACCCAAACAACATCTCCATCAACTACAATCGAAACAACTGCTCCTCACACTACCATCCAAACCACCGCTCcaccaaatatcattcaaaccaCTCCATCCACTACCGTCGATACTACAGTTCCATCCACTACCGTCCGAACAACAGTTTTTCCCACTACCATACAAACGACATTCCCTCTTTCTACCACCCAAACAACATATCCATCAAGTACCATCCAAACAACAGTTCCACCCACTACCATTCGAACAACAGCTCAATATAGTCCCATCCAATCGACAGCTCCAAAAACAAGTATTGACACAACAGTGCCTCTCACTACCGGTACCATCCAAACAACGACTCAATACAGTACCGTCCAAACAACATCTCCATCAACTATCATCCAAACAACTGCTCCTCACACTATTATCCAAAGCACTGCTCCACCAACTACCATTCAAACCACTGCTCCGCCTTCTACCCTTCGAACAACAGCTCCATCCACTACAATCGAAACAACGGCTCCATCTAGTACCATCCAATCGACAGCTCCAAAAACAAATAACACAACGGTCACTCTcactacaaaacaaacaacacctCTATTCAGTACCATCCAAACAACAGCTCCATCGACTGCCACCCTAACAACAGATCCTTTCACAACCATCCAAACAACATTTTCGTCAAATACTGTCCGAACAACCACTCCTTCCACTAAAATCCAAACAACTGCTCCTTCCACTATAATCCAAACAACTGCTCCACCTTATACAATTCAAACAACAGTTCCTGCTAGTACCATCCAATCCACAGCACCAAATACAAGTATTGACACAACAGCCCCTCTCACTACTATACAACCAACCACTTCATCAACTACCATCCAAACAACAGCTCCATCGACTACCCTCcaaacaacagctgcaccaacaTCTACCCGGACAACTGCTCCCCTCACTACCATTCGAACAACAGCTCCACTCAGTACCATCCAATCGAGAGCTATATCCAGTACTGTCCAATCGACAACTCCAAATACAAGTATCAAGACAACAGTCCCTCTCACTAGTATACAACCAACAACTCCATCAGCTACAATCAAAACAACAACTCCTCCCACtaccatacaaacaacaacaatcacgATGACAACATCCCCAGCCTCTACTGTTGAAACATCTGCTCATACAACGGCCCTTCTTACCACTGGTAAGACAGGCGTAGAGAGTTGCACATATTGTAGAGAAGAAGTAATATCTGATCACTACCTTGGAGACGGGGTTTATCCACACTGCACTCCCTCACACTGCATTTAG